One part of the Streptomyces lienomycini genome encodes these proteins:
- a CDS encoding class I SAM-dependent methyltransferase, which translates to MTTTTLDWNRTYRAGDHHKYWELSRPSAELVGLLAALGPGGGRAALDIGCGTGWDTLALAGAGYRATGVDLSEVALGLARDRAASQGPEGGAAGGDGPAFEQADVRRLPFGEASFDLLVDRGCLHHLGEEDREEYAREAARVLRPGGVLYLRGSRVETFPFKPLTAGLLRRHFVPHGFEAGPLLPFQLETDAMSLPAHACVLTRTTSAGPVADRSAAR; encoded by the coding sequence ATGACCACCACCACGCTCGACTGGAACCGCACCTACCGCGCCGGTGACCACCACAAGTACTGGGAGTTGAGCCGGCCGTCCGCCGAACTGGTGGGGCTCCTCGCCGCGCTCGGTCCCGGCGGGGGGCGTGCCGCCCTGGACATCGGGTGCGGTACCGGCTGGGACACCCTCGCCCTGGCGGGTGCCGGGTACCGGGCGACGGGCGTGGACCTCAGCGAAGTGGCGCTGGGCCTGGCCCGGGACCGTGCGGCCTCCCAGGGCCCGGAGGGCGGTGCTGCCGGGGGCGACGGGCCCGCGTTCGAGCAGGCCGACGTCCGGCGGCTCCCGTTCGGCGAGGCGTCGTTCGACCTGCTGGTCGACCGCGGCTGCCTGCACCACCTCGGCGAGGAGGACCGCGAGGAGTACGCCCGGGAGGCCGCCCGCGTGCTGCGCCCGGGAGGCGTCCTGTACCTCAGGGGCAGCCGCGTGGAGACCTTCCCCTTCAAACCGCTCACCGCCGGACTGCTGCGCCGCCACTTCGTCCCGCACGGCTTCGAGGCGGGCCCGCTGCTGCCCTTCCAGCTGGAGACGGACGCGATGTCGCTGCCGGCCCACGCCTGCGTCCTCACCCGGACCACGTCCGCCGGGCCGGTCGCCGACCGGTCCGCGGCACGGTGA